From Bacteroidales bacterium, a single genomic window includes:
- the mtnA gene encoding S-methyl-5-thioribose-1-phosphate isomerase, producing the protein MKVNNKHYRSVWAEKNAVIIINQQKLPFEFELLRLTTLDEVIEAIKTLKVRGAPAIGITAAWAMWLEFINNGTIDKTAYQKLIQCRPTAVNIKRGADAVYHTFLNQTQQAKQLWQAAQQFADSEIEACKLIGQHGYKLLQQLYKEKQKTLNILTHCNAGWLACGDYGTALAPIFEAHSNGLPVHVWVDETRPLNQGARLTAWELANEQIPFDIISDNSGALLMMLNKVDAVMVGADRIVKNGDFANKIGTYQKALAAREHHVPFWVAAPHTTFDLSIDNGLQIPIEQRHGNELQFISGMYQQQRIEIALFPNSFSSVNHAFDITPASLVNAYITEKGIFENIKSWL; encoded by the coding sequence GAATTGCTACGGCTAACAACTTTAGACGAAGTTATCGAAGCCATTAAAACACTCAAAGTACGAGGTGCACCAGCTATTGGTATAACAGCTGCATGGGCTATGTGGCTCGAGTTTATTAATAATGGCACCATCGACAAAACAGCCTATCAGAAATTAATTCAATGCCGACCAACCGCAGTAAATATAAAACGAGGGGCCGACGCCGTATATCATACATTTTTAAACCAAACACAACAAGCAAAACAATTGTGGCAAGCCGCTCAACAATTTGCCGATAGCGAAATAGAAGCTTGTAAACTTATTGGACAGCATGGATATAAGCTACTTCAACAATTATATAAAGAAAAACAAAAAACCTTAAATATACTCACCCACTGCAATGCTGGCTGGTTAGCATGTGGCGATTATGGTACCGCCCTCGCTCCAATATTTGAAGCACATAGCAATGGCTTGCCCGTACACGTATGGGTTGACGAAACTCGCCCGCTTAACCAAGGAGCACGACTCACAGCTTGGGAACTCGCCAACGAACAAATTCCATTCGATATTATCAGCGATAACTCCGGAGCACTCCTTATGATGCTTAATAAAGTAGATGCCGTAATGGTGGGAGCCGACAGAATTGTAAAAAATGGCGATTTTGCCAATAAAATTGGTACCTACCAAAAAGCTCTGGCAGCTCGCGAACACCATGTGCCATTTTGGGTTGCTGCACCCCATACCACATTCGATTTATCAATCGACAATGGATTGCAAATTCCCATTGAACAACGACACGGTAACGAACTACAATTTATTAGCGGTATGTATCAACAGCAACGTATTGAAATTGCTTTATTCCCCAATTCGTTCTCTTCGGTCAACCATGCTTTCGATATCACACCCGCATCGTTGGTCAATGCCTATATAACCGAAAAAGGCATATTTGAAAACATAAAATCATGGTTATGA
- a CDS encoding class II aldolase/adducin family protein → MNHQAYCSEVAYFMQRLYRQKLTTSLGGNISLRVENFVYITPSQVDKDRLSANDIIIMDLHRHVLKAIHKSSMETSMHLSVYHTRPDIKAIVHAHSFWASLLALSNLQLVNDISDEAYYAIKRLAFCNYQTMGTSELANEVACKVKNADTLILKNHGILTTGKTLVEALERLEVLENIAHYSYLANKNIGLQSISAEAKKRIDELYL, encoded by the coding sequence ATGAATCATCAAGCTTATTGCAGCGAAGTTGCTTATTTTATGCAACGATTATACCGGCAAAAGCTTACCACAAGCTTAGGAGGTAATATAAGTTTACGCGTAGAAAATTTTGTTTATATCACACCCTCGCAAGTTGATAAAGATAGACTCAGTGCCAATGATATCATCATAATGGATTTACACCGTCATGTACTTAAAGCCATTCATAAATCGAGTATGGAAACTAGTATGCATTTATCGGTTTACCATACACGACCAGATATTAAAGCCATTGTGCATGCACATTCATTTTGGGCCTCGCTGCTTGCCCTATCCAACTTGCAATTAGTGAATGATATAAGCGACGAAGCATATTATGCCATTAAGCGATTGGCTTTTTGCAATTACCAGACTATGGGAACAAGCGAGTTGGCAAACGAAGTCGCCTGTAAAGTTAAAAATGCCGATACGCTTATACTTAAAAATCATGGTATATTAACCACGGGCAAAACATTGGTCGAAGCTCTTGAACGTCTCGAAGTACTCGAAAACATAGCACACTATAGTTACTTAGCCAATAAAAATATTGGTTTACAATCGATATCAGCAGAAGCTAAAAAAAGAATTGACGAATTGTATTTATAA
- the cas9 gene encoding type II CRISPR RNA-guided endonuclease Cas9 (Cas9, originally named Csn1, is the large, multifunctional signature protein of type II CRISPR/Cas systems. It is well known even to general audiences because its RNA-guided endonuclease activity has made it a popular tool for custom editing of eukaryotic genomes.) — translation MAKKILGLDLGANSIGWALIEETENNSKIIAMGSRIIPLNPDDKDEFMQGNAISKNQKRTEKRTQRKGYDRYQLRRKALTEVLLKNNMFDPNLFNLKQLELWGLRAKAVNEKISLTELGRILYHLNQKRGYKSPTKASSLEKKETEYVQEVKNRYQLIKEQNLTIGQKFYEELKQNPYYRTKEQVFPREAYIEEFDKIIECQKKYYPHVLTEELVNKIKNEIIYYQRPLKSQKGLVCVCEFEGRRIIINGKEIFVGPKVAPKSSPIFQITKIWETINNLKLKNKNGEQINIPIDKKRAIFEYLDKNEKLTTNELFKILEIKKEDGWYGNKQINNGIQGNITKVKILKALEGQEFDAHILQFNIEINEFHEEVSLVDTKTGEYITTNKKVVLHNIEQEPFYQLWHTIYSIDGTQECKQALIKKFNLSEQLAEKLANIDFKTSGYGNKSVKAMRKILPYLMDGYNYSNACSLAGYNHSFSLTKEELLQNQLKDKLELLPKNSLRQPIVEKILNQLINLVNEIIDENRGWVTRQDRISNNFEIRVELARELTSSKEERNEAFKLQREREKQNKIIAERLEKEYGLKPTRNNIIKWRLFHEITNEQEARINAICIYCGQPFGFSDALTGNNIDIEHIIPKSLLFDDSQNNKTLSHRHCNAAKGQNTAYDYMKSLGDDKFNEYIERVDKLFKDKLITKSKRDKLLMPASKIPKDFISRQLRESQYIARKAKQILGAICYNVCSTSGSITEHLRRIWGWDDVLMELQLPKYRAVGLTEIIEIEIDGQIHQKEVIKGWTKRDDQRHHAIDALVIACTQQGFVQRINTLASQTTKTEMLAELENQTETYKKKLSLLDKYLISKRPFTTQQVKEKVANILVSYKAGKKVATYSVRKINQNGKKVIVQQKIITPRGPLSEESIYGKIKIIEKDKDVKYLFENYELIINQHVKQLVLERLQFYQFNSKKALASLKNAPIYLDPDKKVKLEKAHCYKEEYVIKYPLQTIKPKDANSIVDKKIRELVTQRLEQYKDKEKEAFKDPLYLDDKKTIPIKTVRCFTGLTKVEPIKKDENGNDIGFVKPGNNHHIAIYTDQNGNKYEHVCTFWHAVERKKYGIPIIIYDTQEVWNKILNQNHSFPQSFIEKLPNDQWTLLFSMQLNEMFLLGLKNEDIKQCIDTQNYSKLSEHLYRVQKIAQKNYMFRHHLETQINDSAEAKLSKRFYLIQSINALYDLNPIKVKIDLLGQIYFLDNI, via the coding sequence ATGGCAAAAAAAATTTTAGGACTCGATTTAGGTGCAAATTCTATTGGATGGGCATTAATAGAAGAAACTGAAAATAACAGTAAAATCATTGCTATGGGGTCGCGAATTATACCCTTGAACCCAGATGATAAAGATGAGTTTATGCAAGGAAATGCTATATCAAAAAATCAAAAAAGAACTGAAAAACGTACACAGCGTAAAGGTTACGATCGATACCAACTAAGAAGAAAAGCATTAACGGAAGTGCTTCTTAAGAATAATATGTTCGATCCGAATCTTTTCAATTTAAAACAACTTGAATTGTGGGGGCTTAGGGCAAAAGCGGTTAATGAAAAAATAAGTCTTACCGAATTAGGTCGCATATTGTATCATTTGAATCAAAAAAGAGGCTATAAAAGTCCTACAAAAGCTAGTTCGCTCGAAAAAAAAGAAACCGAATATGTTCAAGAAGTAAAAAATAGATATCAACTCATTAAAGAGCAAAACCTAACCATTGGGCAAAAATTTTACGAAGAGTTAAAACAAAATCCATATTATAGAACTAAAGAACAAGTTTTTCCTAGGGAGGCATATATCGAAGAATTCGATAAGATTATTGAATGTCAAAAAAAATATTATCCACATGTTTTAACCGAAGAGCTTGTCAATAAAATTAAAAACGAAATTATTTATTATCAACGACCGTTAAAATCGCAAAAAGGTTTAGTTTGTGTATGCGAATTCGAAGGAAGAAGGATTATTATCAACGGTAAAGAAATTTTTGTGGGTCCAAAAGTGGCACCCAAAAGTTCGCCCATTTTTCAAATTACCAAAATTTGGGAAACTATCAATAACCTTAAACTTAAAAATAAAAATGGAGAACAAATTAATATCCCTATTGATAAAAAAAGAGCTATTTTTGAATATTTAGATAAAAACGAAAAATTAACAACTAACGAACTATTTAAGATTCTTGAAATAAAAAAAGAAGATGGATGGTATGGCAATAAACAAATCAATAACGGTATTCAAGGCAATATTACAAAAGTAAAAATACTTAAAGCTCTGGAAGGGCAAGAATTTGATGCCCATATTTTACAATTTAATATTGAAATAAATGAGTTCCATGAGGAAGTTAGTTTAGTTGACACTAAAACAGGCGAATATATTACTACTAACAAAAAAGTAGTTTTACATAATATTGAACAAGAGCCATTTTACCAACTTTGGCACACCATTTATTCTATTGATGGCACACAAGAATGTAAACAGGCACTTATTAAAAAATTTAATCTTTCTGAACAGCTAGCCGAAAAATTAGCCAATATCGATTTTAAAACTTCGGGTTATGGCAACAAATCGGTAAAAGCGATGCGTAAAATATTGCCATATCTTATGGATGGCTACAATTACAGCAATGCTTGTTCTTTGGCTGGATATAATCATTCATTTAGTCTGACGAAAGAAGAATTGTTACAAAATCAATTAAAAGACAAACTCGAACTTTTGCCCAAAAACAGTTTGAGGCAACCTATTGTTGAAAAAATATTAAATCAACTTATCAATTTGGTAAACGAAATTATCGACGAAAATAGGGGTTGGGTTACACGACAAGACCGTATTAGCAACAATTTTGAGATACGAGTTGAACTTGCTCGAGAACTCACATCGAGCAAAGAAGAACGTAACGAAGCATTTAAGTTGCAACGCGAACGTGAAAAACAAAATAAAATAATTGCAGAACGACTCGAAAAAGAATACGGATTAAAACCTACACGTAACAATATTATTAAATGGCGTTTATTTCATGAAATAACAAATGAACAGGAGGCGCGTATTAATGCTATTTGTATTTATTGCGGACAACCATTTGGATTTAGCGATGCATTAACTGGAAATAACATTGATATAGAACATATTATTCCTAAATCGCTATTATTCGACGATTCACAAAACAATAAAACATTGTCGCATCGGCATTGCAATGCAGCAAAAGGGCAAAATACAGCCTATGATTATATGAAAAGCTTAGGCGATGATAAATTTAACGAATACATCGAACGAGTTGATAAACTTTTTAAAGATAAACTCATTACCAAATCTAAACGCGATAAGCTTTTAATGCCTGCTAGTAAAATACCCAAAGATTTTATCAGTCGTCAGCTAAGAGAATCGCAATATATTGCTCGTAAAGCTAAACAAATACTTGGTGCTATTTGTTACAATGTTTGTAGTACAAGCGGGAGTATTACAGAACATTTGCGGAGAATTTGGGGATGGGACGATGTTTTAATGGAATTGCAACTGCCTAAATATAGAGCAGTGGGTCTTACTGAAATTATAGAAATAGAAATAGATGGACAAATTCACCAAAAAGAAGTTATTAAAGGTTGGACAAAACGCGACGATCAGCGACACCATGCCATCGATGCTCTGGTTATTGCTTGTACACAGCAAGGATTTGTTCAACGTATAAACACTTTAGCATCGCAAACGACCAAAACCGAAATGTTAGCAGAACTTGAAAACCAAACCGAAACATATAAAAAGAAATTAAGTTTACTCGATAAATATCTTATTTCAAAAAGACCATTTACTACACAACAGGTTAAAGAAAAGGTAGCTAATATTCTTGTTTCTTATAAAGCAGGTAAAAAAGTTGCTACTTATAGTGTACGCAAAATAAACCAGAATGGAAAAAAAGTTATAGTTCAACAAAAAATTATTACACCACGCGGACCTTTAAGCGAAGAAAGCATTTACGGAAAAATTAAAATTATTGAAAAAGATAAAGATGTAAAATATTTATTCGAAAATTACGAACTTATTATAAATCAGCATGTAAAACAACTTGTTTTGGAACGTTTACAATTTTATCAATTCAATTCTAAAAAAGCCTTAGCATCGCTTAAAAATGCACCCATATACCTCGATCCCGATAAAAAAGTTAAACTCGAGAAAGCTCATTGCTACAAAGAAGAATACGTTATTAAATATCCTCTACAAACAATTAAACCCAAAGATGCCAATTCTATTGTTGATAAAAAAATTAGAGAGCTTGTTACACAACGATTAGAACAATATAAAGATAAAGAAAAAGAAGCATTTAAAGATCCTTTATATTTAGATGATAAAAAAACAATCCCCATAAAAACCGTTCGATGTTTTACTGGGCTTACAAAAGTTGAGCCTATTAAAAAAGACGAAAATGGTAACGACATTGGCTTTGTAAAACCCGGCAATAACCATCACATTGCAATTTACACCGATCAAAATGGTAATAAATACGAACACGTTTGCACTTTTTGGCATGCAGTTGAACGAAAAAAATACGGAATACCTATTATTATTTATGATACACAAGAGGTGTGGAATAAAATATTAAATCAAAACCATTCTTTTCCACAAAGTTTTATTGAAAAACTACCCAACGACCAATGGACACTATTGTTTAGTATGCAGCTAAACGAAATGTTTTTATTGGGTTTAAAAAACGAAGATATTAAACAATGCATCGACACACAGAACTACTCTAAGCTTAGCGAACATTTATATAGAGTGCAAAAAATAGCTCAAAAAAATTATATGTTTCGACATCATCTAGAGACACAAATAAACGACAGTGCCGAAGCTAAACTTAGCAAACGTTTTTATTTAATACAAAGTATTAACGCATTATATGATTTAAACCCGATTAAAGTTAAAATTGATTTATTAGGTCAAATTTATTTTTTAGACAATATTTAA
- the cas2 gene encoding CRISPR-associated endonuclease Cas2: MLNRLNAYRIMWLMVMFDLPTETQQQRKRYAQFRKTIMSFGFNMFQFSVYLRHCPSSETADVQKRRLRSIVPDEGVVGVLEITDKQFEKMEIYYGKKAKRPPETPLQLELF, encoded by the coding sequence ATGTTAAACCGTTTAAATGCTTATAGAATTATGTGGCTTATGGTAATGTTTGATTTACCTACTGAAACCCAACAGCAACGAAAGCGGTATGCTCAATTTCGTAAAACCATTATGAGTTTTGGCTTTAATATGTTTCAGTTTTCTGTTTATTTAAGACATTGTCCTAGTAGTGAAACAGCCGATGTACAAAAACGAAGACTTAGAAGTATTGTGCCTGATGAAGGTGTGGTGGGTGTTTTAGAAATTACAGACAAACAATTTGAAAAAATGGAAATTTATTACGGGAAAAAAGCCAAACGACCTCCTGAAACACCTTTACAACTCGAACTATTTTAA
- the cas1 gene encoding type II CRISPR-associated endonuclease Cas1 — MIKRTLYFGNPSILSLKNEQLLLRFPEIEKNSEIKKIVENKGEITFPIEDLGMIILDHPQITISHALISKLISCNVAIVSCNETHHPHGLLLALHSNTLQSERYKEQLEASEPLKKQLWAQIIQQKIWNQSQVLKKINEKNDIDYLLKLSKSVKSGDSDNREAVAASVYWSKIFSFIDNFTRNRDGLPPNNMLNYGYAILRATLARCIVEAGLLPTLGIHHHNRYNAYCLADDLMEPYRPWVDYLVYKTIVKFGVVNELHKDVKKELMSINYVDCKMNGEISPLHIAALKTARSLQKCFEGKQRKLSLPEFT; from the coding sequence ATGATAAAAAGAACTTTATATTTTGGTAATCCAAGCATTCTTAGTCTTAAAAATGAACAGCTTTTATTAAGATTTCCTGAAATTGAGAAAAATAGTGAGATTAAGAAAATAGTCGAAAATAAAGGCGAAATTACTTTTCCGATAGAAGATCTAGGCATGATTATTTTAGATCATCCACAAATTACAATTTCACATGCTCTTATTTCAAAACTTATAAGTTGTAATGTTGCTATTGTTAGTTGCAATGAAACTCATCATCCTCATGGTTTGTTATTAGCCTTACATTCAAATACGTTACAAAGTGAGCGTTATAAAGAACAATTGGAAGCATCAGAACCATTAAAAAAGCAACTATGGGCACAAATTATTCAGCAAAAAATTTGGAATCAATCGCAAGTACTCAAAAAAATAAACGAAAAAAATGATATAGATTATTTATTAAAGTTAAGTAAAAGTGTAAAAAGTGGAGATAGTGACAATCGCGAGGCAGTTGCAGCTTCGGTTTATTGGTCGAAAATATTTTCTTTTATCGATAATTTTACTAGAAATAGAGACGGTCTTCCGCCTAATAATATGCTAAATTATGGTTATGCTATTTTAAGAGCAACCTTAGCACGATGTATAGTTGAGGCTGGACTTTTGCCCACATTAGGTATTCATCATCATAATCGTTATAATGCTTATTGTTTAGCCGACGATCTTATGGAGCCTTATCGACCATGGGTAGATTATTTAGTTTATAAAACAATTGTTAAATTTGGTGTAGTTAATGAACTCCATAAAGATGTTAAAAAAGAGCTCATGTCAATTAATTATGTCGATTGTAAAATGAATGGTGAAATTAGTCCATTGCATATTGCAGCTCTTAAAACAGCTCGATCGCTTCAAAAATGCTTTGAAGGTAAGCAACGAAAATTATCTTTACCTGAATTTACATAA
- a CDS encoding sodium:solute symporter — protein sequence MNAWELFIIFLLYFSVIMLIAWLTSRGATSHTFFNANRRSQWYWVAFGMVGTSLSGITFMSVPGWVGTTQFSYMAMVMGYIAGYFLIAFILLPLYYKLNLPSIYSYLNQRFGVASYKTGAAFFILSRSLGAAFRMYIVINVLQIFVFDAWNIPFSITALMFLFLMLLYTYKGGVKTLVYTDTLQTLGMLIAVSFTIYYIAQALNSPIADLISQVKQSHMSDWFFWGDWSDKRHFLKQFLAGMFITLTMTGLDQEMMQKNLSCKSVGDAQKNMISYSLVIAIVNLMFLFLGALLYIYAENQGIAIPNKTDDLFPIIALQHIGGITAIIFLIGVVSAAFPSADGALTSLTTIFSIDILGLTRKNLPEANIKKTRIKVHIAFAALLYIIVVVFSFINNEAVISELFTVAGYTYGPLLGLYAFGLLTRRIVIDRLVPYIAILSPIICYLLNRYSTSLFGNYKFGFELILVNGCITFLLLLIFSKKK from the coding sequence ATGAATGCTTGGGAGTTATTTATCATTTTCTTATTGTATTTTTCTGTAATAATGCTCATAGCGTGGTTAACTTCGCGTGGGGCAACTTCGCATACTTTTTTTAATGCCAATCGACGCAGTCAATGGTATTGGGTTGCTTTTGGAATGGTGGGCACTTCGTTGTCGGGAATTACCTTTATGTCGGTACCAGGATGGGTTGGCACTACTCAATTTTCGTATATGGCTATGGTTATGGGTTATATTGCAGGATATTTTCTTATTGCTTTTATATTATTGCCCTTATACTATAAACTCAACTTACCTTCTATATATTCTTACCTAAATCAGCGTTTTGGCGTTGCTTCGTACAAAACAGGAGCAGCTTTTTTTATTTTATCGCGAAGCCTTGGGGCTGCATTTAGAATGTATATCGTTATAAACGTATTACAAATTTTTGTATTCGATGCATGGAACATCCCTTTTAGTATAACAGCCCTTATGTTTTTATTTTTGATGCTACTCTACACTTATAAAGGTGGAGTAAAAACCTTGGTTTATACCGATACGTTACAAACATTAGGCATGTTAATAGCTGTTAGTTTTACCATATATTACATTGCACAAGCATTAAACAGCCCTATTGCGGATTTAATTTCTCAGGTTAAACAATCGCACATGTCTGATTGGTTTTTCTGGGGCGACTGGTCTGATAAGCGTCATTTTCTGAAACAATTTCTAGCAGGTATGTTTATAACGTTGACCATGACCGGTTTAGACCAAGAAATGATGCAAAAAAACCTGAGTTGCAAATCGGTTGGCGATGCTCAAAAAAACATGATCAGTTATAGTTTAGTTATAGCCATTGTAAATTTAATGTTTCTCTTTTTAGGTGCTTTGCTATATATCTATGCCGAAAACCAAGGTATTGCAATTCCAAATAAAACCGACGATTTATTTCCTATCATAGCCCTACAACATATAGGTGGTATAACAGCTATCATCTTTTTAATTGGTGTTGTGTCGGCAGCCTTTCCGAGTGCCGATGGAGCACTCACTTCGCTAACCACTATTTTTAGCATCGATATACTCGGTTTAACCCGAAAAAATCTTCCCGAAGCAAACATAAAAAAAACAAGAATAAAAGTTCATATTGCTTTTGCAGCCTTGTTATACATTATAGTAGTAGTTTTTAGCTTTATCAACAACGAAGCTGTAATTAGCGAATTGTTCACGGTTGCAGGTTATACGTATGGTCCTTTATTAGGATTATATGCATTTGGCTTGCTTACACGTCGTATCGTAATCGATCGTCTAGTGCCTTATATTGCTATTTTATCGCCGATTATATGTTATTTATTAAATCGTTATTCAACCTCGCTTTTTGGAAATTATAAATTTGGTTTTGAGCTTATATTGGTAAATGGTTGTATCACTTTTTTATTGCTATTGATTTTTTCTAAAAAGAAATAA
- a CDS encoding pyridoxal phosphate-dependent aminotransferase: protein MDLIADRVKALSESQTLAMTQKSRELKAKGVDVINLSIGEPDFTVPQHIKEAAKKAIDDNYSYYPPVAGYDDLRKAIVDKFKRDNNLEFKPEQIVVSNGAKHSIMNVILSLVNAGDEVIIPAPYWVSYIEMVRLARGKAVVIESFIENDFKVTPEQIENAITDKTKIFLYSSPSNPTGSLYTKDELKAFAQVFARHKHVMIVSDEIYEHINFVGKHESIAQFEEVRDQVVVINGVSKGYAMPGYRIGYMVAPTWLAKAVIKIQGQMTSSPSSIAQMAALGALTHDNSTIYAMRDVFKHRRDLILSLLKEVPDMKTNVPEGAFYVFADVNNYMGRTNGEVTINDDNDLCMYLLNDANVALVGGSAFGTPGYIRFSYATSDEKIIEAVKRIKASLAKLF, encoded by the coding sequence ATGGATTTAATAGCCGACCGTGTAAAAGCCCTTTCTGAATCGCAAACTTTAGCCATGACTCAAAAAAGTCGTGAGTTAAAAGCAAAGGGAGTAGATGTTATCAATCTTAGTATTGGTGAACCTGATTTTACAGTTCCACAGCACATAAAAGAAGCTGCTAAAAAAGCTATTGATGATAATTATTCGTATTATCCACCTGTTGCTGGGTACGACGATTTACGAAAAGCAATTGTCGATAAATTTAAACGCGATAATAATCTTGAGTTTAAGCCTGAACAGATTGTTGTTTCGAATGGTGCTAAGCATTCTATTATGAATGTTATACTTAGCTTGGTAAATGCTGGCGATGAGGTTATTATTCCTGCTCCTTATTGGGTGAGCTATATCGAAATGGTTCGTTTGGCAAGAGGTAAGGCAGTCGTTATTGAGTCGTTTATCGAAAATGATTTTAAAGTTACACCGGAGCAAATCGAAAATGCTATTACCGATAAAACAAAAATATTTTTATATAGTTCGCCATCGAATCCAACAGGTTCGTTATATACCAAAGATGAACTTAAGGCATTTGCACAAGTATTTGCACGTCATAAACATGTGATGATTGTTTCGGATGAGATTTACGAACATATCAATTTTGTTGGTAAACACGAAAGTATTGCTCAATTCGAAGAAGTACGCGATCAGGTTGTGGTTATTAATGGTGTGTCGAAGGGCTATGCTATGCCCGGATATCGTATTGGTTATATGGTAGCTCCCACTTGGTTGGCCAAAGCTGTTATCAAAATTCAGGGACAAATGACGTCTTCGCCATCATCAATTGCTCAGATGGCTGCACTAGGAGCTTTGACGCACGATAATAGTACTATTTATGCTATGCGTGATGTTTTTAAACACCGTCGCGATTTAATATTGTCTTTATTGAAAGAGGTTCCCGATATGAAAACCAATGTGCCCGAAGGTGCATTTTATGTTTTTGCCGATGTTAATAATTATATGGGACGTACGAATGGCGAAGTTACAATCAATGACGATAACGATTTATGTATGTATCTTCTCAACGATGCGAATGTCGCATTGGTTGGAGGATCGGCATTTGGAACACCCGGATATATCCGATTTTCGTATGCTACTTCTGACGAAAAAATTATTGAAGCTGTAAAACGTATTAAAGCTTCGCTTGCAAAACTATTTTAA
- a CDS encoding DUF4476 domain-containing protein encodes MRTIVLFALVVLYSFANAQSGYLSFYSQDGDKFWVVIDGKKINKEPQYNVEKFPVEMKWGKAKIIFEDPKLGTIDHKFQVVDVNGNSCYVKYMIRKNNKGKYEIRNRDATWEVLSSSNIANSPTQPATQPTETTVQTQPTNTQTVQQTTTITNPTTNTNVNMGVGVNVTETQDGVNMNIHMPGIQTNTQTSAVTTTTTTTTTVSQPVQQEQTTIKPKPQVQAQPIGGCANPMSDVDFQSAKKSIASKSFEDSKLTTAKQIVSSNCMLSSQVKEIMDVFGFESSRLEFAKYAYKYTYDKNNYFKVNEGFKFESSIDELNEFLQGVN; translated from the coding sequence ATGAGAACCATTGTATTATTTGCTTTAGTAGTATTATATAGCTTTGCTAACGCTCAAAGCGGTTATTTATCGTTTTACAGCCAAGATGGCGATAAATTTTGGGTTGTAATTGACGGTAAAAAAATAAATAAAGAACCTCAATATAATGTCGAAAAATTCCCCGTTGAAATGAAATGGGGTAAAGCCAAAATTATTTTCGAAGACCCAAAACTAGGTACTATTGACCATAAATTTCAAGTTGTAGATGTCAATGGCAATAGTTGTTACGTTAAGTATATGATACGCAAAAATAATAAAGGTAAATACGAAATTCGCAACAGAGATGCTACTTGGGAAGTTCTTTCTTCGTCTAATATTGCAAATTCGCCTACCCAACCCGCCACTCAGCCAACTGAAACCACCGTACAAACACAACCTACCAACACGCAAACAGTCCAACAAACCACCACCATTACCAACCCTACCACTAATACCAACGTTAATATGGGTGTGGGTGTAAATGTTACCGAAACTCAAGATGGCGTTAACATGAATATACATATGCCAGGCATTCAAACGAATACCCAAACTTCGGCTGTAACTACAACTACCACAACAACCACTACTGTAAGTCAACCAGTTCAACAAGAACAAACAACCATTAAACCCAAACCACAAGTTCAAGCTCAACCAATCGGTGGTTGTGCTAATCCTATGAGCGATGTCGATTTTCAATCAGCGAAAAAATCAATAGCTTCTAAATCGTTCGAAGACTCAAAACTTACTACAGCCAAACAAATAGTAAGCTCCAACTGCATGTTAAGCTCACAGGTAAAAGAAATCATGGATGTTTTTGGGTTTGAAAGCTCTCGCCTCGAGTTTGCTAAATATGCATATAAATATACCTACGATAAAAACAATTATTTTAAAGTTAACGAAGGATTTAAGTTTGAATCGTCAATCGACGAATTAAACGAATTTCTTCAAGGAGTAAATTAA